Proteins encoded in a region of the bacterium genome:
- a CDS encoding NAD-dependent epimerase/dehydratase family protein: MGKTPGKKRVLITGASGFIGSHVLRRFHGAEEWDAVGMIRPTSDLKRVLDADYAFVRCSLPDLPRGTLTGFDTVVHVAGLSSDWGRYRDFRRANLEGSLALFEEAVNAGVSRFIHFSSVVVYGFHGYRGLAEDCPSRPFENPYCISKTETEARLLKGKDSLKLIILRPSNVYGPQDFSMTYPLFRALERGMSFFPDGGRHLTSPCYVGNLVEAVISAAAAEPPSGRAYNVTDGRDMTWAEFLALAAKVLGVKPPGRSLPSGALFAVGTILEKLFACAGAAAPPLITRYRIAQVMKDYSFSIERARRELGYSPVFSTRNGLELSGAWYRSTCPPHKKRPRRGTLR; the protein is encoded by the coding sequence ATGGGCAAGACTCCAGGAAAAAAGAGAGTTCTGATTACCGGCGCCAGCGGTTTCATCGGCTCCCATGTCCTGCGCCGGTTCCATGGGGCCGAGGAATGGGACGCGGTGGGAATGATCCGCCCGACTTCCGACCTGAAAAGAGTACTCGACGCGGATTACGCGTTCGTACGCTGTTCGCTTCCCGATCTGCCCCGGGGAACGTTGACCGGGTTCGACACCGTGGTCCATGTAGCCGGGCTTTCCTCGGATTGGGGGCGCTACCGGGATTTTCGGCGCGCCAACCTCGAGGGTTCCCTGGCTCTCTTCGAGGAAGCCGTGAACGCCGGAGTAAGCCGTTTCATCCATTTCAGCTCGGTGGTCGTCTATGGATTTCACGGATACCGGGGGTTGGCCGAGGACTGCCCCTCCCGGCCTTTCGAAAACCCCTACTGTATCTCCAAGACCGAGACCGAAGCGCGGCTGCTGAAAGGCAAGGATTCGCTGAAGTTGATCATTCTCAGACCTTCCAACGTCTACGGGCCTCAAGATTTTTCGATGACGTACCCGCTTTTCCGAGCCCTGGAGCGCGGCATGAGCTTCTTCCCCGACGGGGGCCGGCACCTGACTTCCCCCTGCTATGTGGGCAATCTTGTCGAAGCCGTGATCAGCGCGGCGGCGGCGGAGCCCCCGAGCGGGCGGGCCTACAACGTCACCGACGGCCGGGACATGACCTGGGCCGAGTTTCTGGCCCTGGCCGCGAAGGTGCTGGGGGTGAAACCGCCCGGGCGCTCGCTTCCTTCAGGAGCGCTTTTCGCGGTCGGGACCATTCTGGAAAAGCTGTTCGCTTGCGCCGGAGCCGCCGCCCCTCCCCTGATAACCCGATACCGGATAGCTCAGGTTATGAAGGATTACAGCTTCAGTATCGAACGGGCGCGCCGGGAGCTGGGGTATTCGCCGGTTTTTTCGACCCGTAACGGCCTGGAACTGTCCGGAGCCTGGTATCGGAGCACGTGTCCGCCGCACAAAAAACGACCTCGGCGCGGAACTCTTCGGTGA
- a CDS encoding PaaI family thioesterase — translation MTERPIANPFRGIPGYNCFGCSPDNLQGLKMEFREEGETVVSTWDPASYFQGYLNVLHGGIQAALLDEIACWTVFVKLRTGGVTSRMEIRYRHAVPLGEGPIAIYAGVEGVRRNLARIWGRIHDHSDRICSEGVVTYFCLKPAQAAEKLHYPGYEKFLP, via the coding sequence ATGACGGAACGACCGATCGCCAACCCGTTCCGGGGAATTCCCGGATATAATTGCTTCGGCTGCAGTCCGGACAACCTCCAGGGCTTGAAAATGGAATTCAGGGAGGAGGGGGAAACAGTGGTTTCCACCTGGGACCCGGCTTCTTATTTTCAGGGATACCTGAACGTGCTTCACGGAGGAATCCAGGCGGCACTGCTGGATGAAATCGCCTGCTGGACGGTATTCGTCAAACTTCGAACCGGCGGGGTCACTTCCCGTATGGAAATTCGATACCGTCACGCAGTTCCGCTGGGCGAGGGTCCGATTGCGATCTATGCCGGCGTCGAAGGCGTCCGGCGCAACCTGGCTCGGATATGGGGAAGAATTCATGACCACAGCGATAGGATCTGTTCCGAGGGGGTCGTCACCTATTTCTGCCTGAAACCGGCCCAGGCCGCCGAAAAGCTCCACTATCCCGGTTACGAGAAGTTTCTGCCGTGA
- the rnz gene encoding ribonuclease Z: MFLGSGGAFPTSRRMTSSAVLLREGEMFLFDCGEAMQLQLARSRLGWARLKAAFITHLHGDHVLGIPGILMTMGLGERTEPFTIYGPPGLAEYVRLTRRFLRFGVPYPLEVRETEGGVLLDNRQYSLEAVPVEHRVPTLAYRLVEKPRPGRFDVAAAERLGVPPGPLFKRLQEGAPVVTPSDTTVLPEQVLGSPRPGRKFVYMVDTRPCREGVDFARGADLLIHDAMFDDELADEAVRRRHSTAREAATMAASAGVSRLLLTHISPRYQDISTFVSQAREVFPETRVARDLDVYEIAFRQEE; the protein is encoded by the coding sequence GTGTTTTTAGGAAGCGGAGGAGCCTTTCCCACGTCGAGGCGGATGACTTCCTCGGCGGTCCTGCTGCGCGAAGGGGAAATGTTCCTCTTCGATTGCGGAGAAGCCATGCAGTTGCAGTTGGCCCGTTCCCGATTGGGCTGGGCTCGGTTGAAAGCGGCTTTCATCACCCACCTCCATGGAGATCATGTCCTGGGAATCCCCGGGATTTTGATGACGATGGGGTTGGGGGAGAGGACGGAACCGTTTACCATCTACGGGCCGCCGGGCTTGGCCGAGTATGTCCGGCTCACCCGGCGGTTTCTGCGGTTCGGCGTTCCCTATCCCCTGGAGGTGAGGGAAACCGAAGGAGGGGTCCTGCTCGATAACCGGCAGTACAGCCTGGAGGCCGTTCCCGTCGAGCATCGGGTTCCGACCCTGGCTTACCGCCTGGTGGAGAAACCGCGCCCCGGCCGTTTCGATGTAGCTGCCGCGGAGAGACTCGGCGTCCCCCCCGGGCCTTTGTTCAAACGCCTGCAGGAAGGCGCCCCTGTCGTTACTCCCTCCGATACGACGGTTTTGCCCGAACAGGTCCTGGGCTCTCCCCGTCCCGGAAGGAAGTTCGTGTACATGGTCGATACCAGGCCCTGCCGTGAAGGGGTCGATTTCGCCCGGGGTGCCGATCTCCTGATTCACGATGCCATGTTCGACGACGAATTGGCGGATGAAGCCGTTCGCCGTCGGCATTCCACGGCCCGGGAAGCGGCCACGATGGCGGCTTCGGCCGGAGTTTCCCGCCTTCTCCTCACTCACATCAGCCCCCGCTATCAGGATATAAGCACGTTCGTAAGCCAGGCGAGGGAAGTATTCCCCGAAACCAGGGTGGCTCGGGACCTGGA